A portion of the Lolium rigidum isolate FL_2022 chromosome 1, APGP_CSIRO_Lrig_0.1, whole genome shotgun sequence genome contains these proteins:
- the LOC124647128 gene encoding calcium-dependent protein kinase 12-like, with protein sequence MLDVHSLYILEQELRSGQFETTYRCMERATGLRYACRSVSKQRLLRRADVEGVRREVTVLQHLRAQPNIAEFRAAFEDADSVHLVMELCSGGELLDRVAARGSYSERQAAAACRDILTVVHVCHCMGIMHRDLRPENFLLASSAEDAPLKAVHFGLSIFIEPGKVYKDFVGSAIYVAPEVLHRNYGREIDVWSAGVILYILLCGSPPFWAETEKGIFDAILVGQVDFYTSPWPAISESAKDLIRQMLNRDPKKRITAVQALEHPWLKEGGASHGPMDGAAILKAKQFKETNKLKQLAPKSTAETISPEEIEGLKQMFRNMDTDKSGKITLEELRIGLTSKISEAEVQKLMEAVDVDKSGNVDYTEFLATMMNKHKVEKEEDLLLPFQHFDKDNNGHATHGEKDGTRVIETSKSSGMKNEKKEAEPELNKPENDNVIMEEVPSSQAEFEKKLEEELRKKLLGQKLDGGTGVRISGNNEQHVLQDNNMHDTGDDGGLEKTEKEVNNYEYQDKNHAGMADITDDKIKGGTGVSISGNNQQHVLQDNNIHDTGVDGGLGKTEKEVNNYEYQDKNHAGMADITDDKINSDAFSRKHEYSAQQIQESNQDGGTDTDESASGTLAANTGWKNDKNEEQKELKKLENDNAEMEEVPSSQGT encoded by the exons ATGTTGGACGTGCACTCGCTGTACATCCTGGAGCAAGAGCTACGGAGCGGGCAGTTCGAAACGACGTACCGGTGCATGGAACGCGCCACCGGTCTCAGGTACGCCTGCAGGTCCGTGTCGAAGCAGAGGCTGCTGCGGCGGGCCGACGTGGAGGGCGTGCGCCGGGAGGTCACCGTCCTGCAGCACCTCCGCGCGCAGCCCAACATCGCCGAGTTCAGGGCCGCCTTCGAGGACGCCGACAGCGTGCACCTCGTCATGGAGCTGTGCTCCGGCGGGGAGCTCCTGGACCGGGTCGCCGCCAGGGGGAGCTACTCCGAGCGTCAGGCCGCCGCTGCGTGCCGTGACATCCTCACCGTCGTGCACGTCTGCCACTGCATGGGGATCATGCACCGGGACCTCAGGCCGGAGAACTTCCTGCTCGCCAGCTCCGCCGAGGACGCCCCGCTAAAGGCCGTTCACTTCGGGCTCTCCATCTTCATCGAACCTG GGAAAGTGTACAAGGACTTTGTAGGAAGTGCAATCTATGTTGCGCCAGAAGTTCTGCATAGAAATTACGGGAGAGAAATTGATGTCTGGAGCGCCGGAGTGATCTTGTATATTCTCTTATGTGGATCACCACCTTTCTGGGCAG AAACGGAGAAGGGCATATTTGATGCTATACTGGTGGGCCAAGTTGATTTCTATACCAGCCCGTGGCCGGCGATATCTGAAAGTGCAAAAGATCTTATCAGACAAATGCTAAACAGAGATCCCAAGAAGCGTATTACGGCAGTGCAGGCCCTAG AACACCCATGGCTCAAAGAAGGTGGTGCATCTCACGGACCTATGGATGGTGCGGCCATATTGAAAGCAAAGCAATTCAAGGAGACGAACAAGCTAAAACAACTAGCTCCTAAG TCAACTGCAGAGACGATATCGCCGGAGGAAATCGAGGGCCTGAAACAGATGTTCCGTAACATGGATACAGACAAGAGCGGGAAAATCACACTTGAAGAGCTGAGGATTGGTTTGACATCAAAGATtagcgaagcagaggttcagaAGCTTATGGAAGCG GTTGATGTAGACAAGAGCGGCAACGTGGATTACACGGAGTTCCTGGCCACCATGATGAATAAACATAAGGTGGAAAAGGAGGAGGATTTGCTGCTTCCATTTCAACACTTTGACAAAGACAACAACGG ACATGCAACACATGGTGAGAAAGATGGAACGAGAGTCATCGAGACAAGCAAAAGCAGTGGCATGAAGAATGAAAAGAAAGAAGCAGAACCGGAACTGAATAAACCTGAGAATGATAATGTGATAATGGAAGAGGTGCCTTCAAGTCAAGCTGAATTTGAGAAAAAACTTGAAGAAGAGTTGAGAAAGAAGTTGCTTGGACAGAAATTAGATGGTGGGACTGGGGTTAGAATTAGTGGAAACAATGAGCAACATGTACTTCAAGACAACAACATGCATGATACGGGTGATGATGGAGGACTGGAGAAGACTGAAAAAGAAGTGAATAACTATGAATACCAGGATAAAAACCATGCGGGGATGGCAGATATTACTGATGATAAGATAAAAGGTGGGACTGGGGTTAGCATTAGTGGAAACAATCAGCAACATGTACTTCAAGACAACAACATACATGATACCGGTGTTGATGGAGGACTGGGAAAGACTGAAAAAGAAGTGAATAACTATGAATACCAGGATAAAAACCATGCGGGGATGGCAGATATTACTGATGATAAGATAAATTCTGATGCCTTTTCTAGAAAACATGAGTACAGTGCACAACAGATCCAAGAGAGTAACCAGGATGGAGGGACCGATACAGATGAATCTGCTAGTGGGACCTTAGCAG CAAACACTGGCTGGAAGAATGACAAGAATGAAGAACAAAAAGAACtgaaaaaactagaaaatgaTAATGCGGAAATGGAAGAAGTGCCTTCAAGTCAAGGAACTTGA